A window of Methanocaldococcus vulcanius M7 genomic DNA:
GGATTAAAGAAGTTGAAAAATTAAAGGAGTTGGTTGAAAAAGAAACAGGAAATAAGATAACTGAAGAAAAATTAAAAGAGATGGTTGATAAGGTAAATAAAATTAGAGAACTGTTTTATAAACTCTACGAGTTAAGAAGGGCTAAGCCAGCCCCTATTAAAGGTTTAGATGTTTTAAAACTTTTCCAATTTGCTTACTTATTGGATGTTGATGATACAATTGAGGTTTTAGAGGACTTAATTAAAGAGTTAGAGGAGAGAGTTAAAAAAGGAGAGGGTTATGAAGGTAAAAGGATCTTAATAACTGGATGTCCGATGGTTGCAGGAAACAATAAGATTGTCGAGATAATTGAAGAGGTTGGTGGAATAGTTGTAGGAGAAGAGAGTTGCACGGGAACAAGATTCTTTGAAAATTATGTTGAAGGTTATAGTATAGAGGATATTGCAAAAAGATACTTTAAAATCCCCTGTGCTTGTAGATTCAAAAATGATGAAAGAATCGAGAATATAAAGAGATTGGTTAAGGACTTGGATGTTGACGGGGTTGTTTACTACACTTTACAGTATTGCCATACATTCAACGTTGAGGGAGCTAAGGTAGAGGAGGCCTTAAAAGAGGGGGGTATTCCAGTCATAAGAATTGAAACTGACTACTCTGAGAGCGATAAAGAGCAATTAAAGACAAGATTGGAGGCATTTATTGAGATGATTTAAGTTTTTGATTAGTCCTTAAACACACCTTAGTATTAGTAAAATTATATTTTCATATTTAATAATTTTTTTAAATATTTTGTATAGGGGTTTTTTGTCCCGAGGTTATTATCTTTTCTAATATGCAATTTTATATATTTTAATTTCAATTAGTTAGTTATGTGATAGCATGATTGCAATTTGCATGCGTTATAAGGATAAATCCACCTTTCAAGATAAATTTAAAAATAAACTGGTGGATTGGGGACTACATTTCTACCCGAAAATTGTAAAAGAGAAAAATATCATTGGTTATCACGCTCCAATTTTAAATTTAGATAAAAAAGATAGTGTTTTTATATTAAAGAATATTATTCAGACCATAGATGGGTGTGGTTATTTAACAGTCCATTTACATAATGGAAAGAATAAAACAGTTAATAGGGACGATTTAATTGAAAATTTATCCATTGTTAATGATTTTGCAGATAAAAAAGGAATAAAGCTATGTATTGAAAATCTAAGAAAGGGATTTTCTTCAAATCCCGATAACCTAATAGATATTGCTGATGAGGTAGATTGTCATATAACATACGATGTAGGGCATATCCCTTACAACAAAAGATTAGAATTTTTGGAGATCTGTTCAGATAGGATTTATAACGCCCATATCTACGAGATAGAAATTAATGGGAAACACCTTCCTCCAAAAGATTTAAAAAATTTAAGGCCAATACTTGACGAACTTTTAAATATTAAGTGCAAATTGTTCTTAATTGAGTTAATGGAGATTGAATCGATTTTAAAAACTGAAAAGATGTTAATTGATTACTTTAATAGTGTCGATAACCACAACTTTTCTAATAAGGACTACAAAATTTAAGAGGAGACATTCCTCCATTTAACAAAGATAACAATATATTAAAGGGTGAGATTGTGATTTTTAATGATTTAAATGGAAATTTAAACTTTATAGATTTTAAGAAGTCATTTAACACTCTGGATCTTTCAGAGGATACTTTAAAGATCTTAGAGGAAAATGGTATAAAACAGAAAGATATTGCTGTTGGAGAGTTTTCCGGAAGAGATAGTGTGGCAGCAATAATAAAGGCAGTTGAAGATGGAAATCAGGTTATTTTACCAATAGTTGCATTCACGGGAACCGATTATGGGAATATTAATATTTTTTATAAAAATTGGGAAATTACAAATAAAAGAATGAAGGAAATTTCAAAAGATAGTATTTTATTGCCTTTACATTTTATATTCGAACCAAAACTTTGGAATGCCCTAAATGGACGATGGGTAGTTCTATTATTCAAAAAATATGGCTATTATAGCCCATGTATAGGATGCCATGCATATTTAAGAATAATAAGGATTCCAACTGCAAAACACCTCGGGAGTAAGATAATTAGTGGAGAGCGACTTCATCATAACGGAGATTTTAAAATTGACCAAATTGAAGAAGTTTTAAATGCTTATGAAAGAATTTGCAGGGAGTTTAACGTTGATTTACTTTTACCAGTTAGAGACATAAAAGAAGGAAAAAAGATCAAAGAGATCATTGGAGATGAATGGGAACAGGGAGAGAAACAATTTTCATGCGTGTTCAGTGGCAACTATCGAGACAAGGAAGGAAAAGTGATATTTGAAAAGGAAAAAATAGAAGATATGCTTAACAATTATATCCTTCCCGCATCTATTGAAATACTAAAAAAGGGATATGAAGGGAATTTTAACTACTTAAACATCGTTAAACAGATAATTTGATAATTTAAATTATTAATTAAATAATTAATCGGCATAACTATAAAAGTAGGAAAAACGGAAACATAGAATTAATAAGATACAACACCAAATTCTTTTAGTTTATTGTTAAATAACGTAGGTAATCAACAAAAATGCAATCTTTGAATTTATTTTAAATTAATTAACATATACATGTTATTTTCAATTTTTCATTTAATTAGTTTTAATTACTTCAAACTTATCCACATCCGAATTTAATCAAATTATTAATCAAATTAATCCAGGGATACAATGAGAGCGATTATAATACTATTAGATGGATTAGGAGACAGATCTTCTGAAATTTTAAATAATAAAACCCCTTTACAGTATGCTAAGACACCAAATCTTGATACACTCTCTAAAAAAGGAATGTGTGGGTTGTTAACTCCCTACAAGGAAGGGATCCCCTTAGGAACAGAAGTTGCTCATTTCCTACTGTGGGGGTATTCGCTACATGAATTTCCAGGAAGAGGAGTTATAGAGGCCTTAGGAGAGAATATCGAGATAGAGAATAATGCAATATATTTAAGGGCATCATTGGGCT
This region includes:
- a CDS encoding sugar phosphate isomerase/epimerase family protein, which encodes MIAICMRYKDKSTFQDKFKNKLVDWGLHFYPKIVKEKNIIGYHAPILNLDKKDSVFILKNIIQTIDGCGYLTVHLHNGKNKTVNRDDLIENLSIVNDFADKKGIKLCIENLRKGFSSNPDNLIDIADEVDCHITYDVGHIPYNKRLEFLEICSDRIYNAHIYEIEINGKHLPPKDLKNLRPILDELLNIKCKLFLIELMEIESILKTEKMLIDYFNSVDNHNFSNKDYKI
- a CDS encoding double-cubane-cluster-containing anaerobic reductase, whose product is MKTQAIEKLMQKFANRKEQLYKQKEEGRKVFGMFCAYVPIEIILAGNAIPVGLCGGKNDTIPIAEEDLPRNLCPLIKSSYGFKKAKTCPYFEASDIVIGETTCEGKKKMFELMENLVPMHVMHLPHMKDDASLEIWIKEVEKLKELVEKETGNKITEEKLKEMVDKVNKIRELFYKLYELRRAKPAPIKGLDVLKLFQFAYLLDVDDTIEVLEDLIKELEERVKKGEGYEGKRILITGCPMVAGNNKIVEIIEEVGGIVVGEESCTGTRFFENYVEGYSIEDIAKRYFKIPCACRFKNDERIENIKRLVKDLDVDGVVYYTLQYCHTFNVEGAKVEEALKEGGIPVIRIETDYSESDKEQLKTRLEAFIEMI